The DNA sequence ACTTCACCCCTCAAAGTATTCTATTTGTGCAAATTTTTGCTAAATGGGTAGTCCAAGCCCAATATTTTTGGCCCATATGAATCCATGTGCCTCAATTCAACCTGTGAAACCTTCTCCAACCTCTGTCACTTCGTCAGTTTCTTCAGCATCAACTGAACTGAGTTCCCTTCGTGCGGAGCAGCGATAAATTGAAAATGGCGTTGATGCTAAGAAGTAGCCGAATAAAATCCAATTATATATATAGCCTTCGAAGATTTTCCCACGCCATAGCCCAACCAGCGCCGCTTGATAGAGCAGTTAATTACCCGACAGCCTCATCACCATCGTTAGTTTTACCTGAATacgacaacaataacaacaaaaatataGGATTTATGCTCCCAAATTCACCTTTATTTGGTGGGTCCATGGATCTTATGGCTGTTCCTAAGAAAAAGGTAACaagatccttttttttttttttggttcctTTGTAATTAGGCTGCAAATGTATGACTTTTTGTAATTAGGCTGCAAATGAACGTCGTTTAAAGTGATGGTTAAGGTTATAAATATAGTTATTACCTGATGGATATTTCTATCCTTTTACGGttcagggtttagggttttaggatAGCCATATTGCTTTGTGTTCTTTTAGGCGTCCTTACTGTTTAATTTGGGGTATGTTTTCTTTTGCGGATATAGATTCTCATAATATTGATTTGGAAATGTTGAGTTCACCTGATGATTAATATGTTACTTGTCTGTTGAGTCTTGAGTTATGCTTTGGATTTCCATGTATTCGGCTATGAAGGATAATGTTGAGTAGAACAATGTTGCTTTTTAGGGCCGGAGCTAGTAGAAGGGAGGAGGGTTCAATTGAATCCCCTTAGTCGAAAAACTATACTGTGCAAGTAGGGTATAATTGAATGTTTTTGGTTATATATAAACTGCTGAATCCCCTTGATACAAGGAAAAATTTTAGTGTAGCGGTAAAGGGGCTCAAAAATTGCTTTTGGTAACAAGTTCAATTCTCACCTGTGACATTCTAGTATTTCTTTTAATCCCCTTATATAAATTCCTGGCTCTGCCACTGTGCACAACTTATTCTTGCATTAAGTTTTACCTGTGTACTCTTTTTGTCTCCGTTCCCGAGATGTTATCGTCTTATTCAATTTAGGCAGTGAGATGAAATCAGTAATGGTACAAAGTCTCTTGTGATCATATGTGAGGCAAAACCTTTTATGTGTGCAGAGCTTTTGCGTATTTCTATTTTTGTATATGAGGTAATAGACTTGGTAGATGATTGTTTCAGGATGTTTTGAAAGATGTCTTTAGGGAAAACATTTACCATCATGATCTTTACTGGGGAAATAGAACAATCGGAGAACATAAGTACTGTTGGGGAAAAATGCATCCTAATTGAAGCGCTGAGAATATCTGAGCCCTGTAAATACATTTGCTGCAAGACTGCCCTTAACTATGTGGGTGCAAAATTTGGGAAGTGGCTTAATTTTATGTATTCCCTTGCAAAGTAGAAGAGATTAAGATAAAGTGTGAGCTTTGTCAGGGTATTGGTGAGTGCTGGGTCAAATGAAAATGGGGTGGAGGGAGCAAATAGCTCCGGCAACGTGGTGACTTAGAATACA is a window from the Nicotiana tomentosiformis chromosome 10, ASM39032v3, whole genome shotgun sequence genome containing:
- the LOC104089626 gene encoding uncharacterized protein, translated to MALMLRSSRIKSNYIYSLRRFSHAIAQPAPLDRAVNYPTASSPSLVLPEYDNNNNKNIGFMLPNSPLFGGSMDLMAVPKKKVSPHKRGIRNGPKALKPVPVIMRCKVCGRVKLPHFFCCSGIKPGDEDSSNS